Part of the Aquimarina sp. MAR_2010_214 genome is shown below.
AGTATGGCATAGAAGCTTTTTGTGCCAAGTGCCAGGAAATTGGTATCGATGGATTGATTATTCCCGATCTTCCGGTTAATGAATATCACGAGCATTATCAAGAAACCTTCGAAAAACATGGATTAATCAATGTATTTTTAATCACTCCGCAAACCTCGGATGAGCGAATTCGATTCATTGATAGTGTCTCTAGCGGATTTATTTATATGGTCAGCTCGGCTAGTACTACAGGAGCCAAAAACACTTTTGGAGATGTGCAGCAACAGTATTTTAACCGTATTAAAGCTTTACAACTCAACAACCCACAAATAGTAGGTTTTGGAATCAGTAATGCAGAAACTTTTACGCAGGCTACAACTACGACCAAAGGCGCCATAATTGGTTCTGCTTTTATCAAACACCTTACTAATGAAGGGGTAGGCACTATTGACAAGTTTGTTGGAAGCATTAGATAATTATATAGTATGCATGAAACTGTCAAACAAAAATATTTTTGTTTGATAGTTTCATAATTTCACTTCGTTTTACTTATTCTTAAGATATAACGCTCTTCTGGCACCTCCTTCATTAAACAATGCTCGCATTCTTTCTTTCTGGCCATTGGTAAACATAAACATGGTATCATCATCAACACGATCCATAAAATTCATAAACATCTCATTAGTATCACAAGATCTTTTAGGGTAAATCGGTTTTCCTAAATTTTGGTTTTTTTGATTAGGAGTATCCGCTACTTCATCTCCAACCTCACAACTACCATCTTTACCGTATATATGTTTTAAGTTCAACCAATGCCCTATTTCATGAGTAGCCGTTCGTCCTAATTCATATCCTGCTTCTAATGGAGGTAATGTACCAAATACTCTAGGATCTATAACTACGGCATCTATTCTTGGGTCTGCTCCAGGAAAATATGCATATCCTCCCAAGCCTAATCTTCCCCATCTATCAAACATGTCTGCAATATAGATATTTAGATACCTATCACTAGGCCAGATATCCTGTCCTCCTTTATTGTCAAAAAAAAGTTTGTATTCTTCTATAGGCAACTCACCCGTTAAATCATTTCCAGAAAAACCCGATATATCCGCTTCCGTTCTAATAATTCCTGTAGTCGGTTTTCCATCTGGATCTGTAGTTGCCAAATAAAACTCTATACCAACATCAGCAACCAAACTTATAAACTCATCTGGTGTTTTTATATGATCTTCATTTTTTTTCCTATAATCCTTATTGAGTACATCGATTTGAGATTGTATTTTTTCATCACTAATAACAAATGGTCGTGATGGTGGGTTGATCACATGTATAACTACTGGGATTTTAATAATTTCGTCTGATGGAACAATAACCTCTTCGGGCATTTCACTTAAGTTATTTTCATCATCACTACAAGAATAAAAAAATAGCATCAATACAATTGTTGCTATACTAGGTATTTTTTTTATCATACAACTATTTATTATTATTATTATTATGTATTATGTATTATAGATTTGATGAACATCTGATAAATAGGTTGCGTATCAAATCATGTTTTTAAGTAAACTTTAAGAGGTATTACCGTACAGTCTAGACACAAAATTACTTATAATGCACTACAGCAAACTGCTCGCTGATCCCAAAGTTTTGCCAAATATTACAAGTATATTCCCGATATATATTGTGTATTTATAATTAGCTCTACTCCTAACTTTATACCATTTTAACTTTCTAATGACGTATTAAATAGTTTCTTTTTTATCTTTAGGTTAATTAGAAAAAGGCAACCAAATGATTACTTTTTAAATTTTGGTTTTTTAAAGATTCGTTGTTTATTACCAAATGATATATCCGATCAATTTTATTCAATTATGAGTGTGACTTCTATATTTGCTATTATTTTTATAGTACCCTTTTCGTTTTTATATTCAAAAAATCAAGAAAGGTCTAATTATAAAAATGTATACTGTACCGCCTATACCTCACAAACATCTGATCTACAAGATAGCCTACCTTGGCCAGACACATCAAAATGGAAGGCTCATGTTTTTAAAATGAGCGGACATTCTTTTTCTATAAAACTACCAGGTCATATTAAGCTAACCACTATCGAAAATGATATTGTAGTGATCCTACCTAGAAGAAATACTAAAAAAATCGACTATAGGATATCTCTAGGAAAATGGGAAGATTTAGATATGAAAGAAGAACGGTCTTGGTTAGAAGGTTCCTCTAACCGAAAGGATCTTGTATGGCTAATCGATGAAGAAAATATTGCATATTATACAGGAATAGATCTTACCATTGCCAAACCCCATCAAACTACACATTCTTTTTATTGTAAAAAACGAGTCGGAGCATTTACATTCTTCATGAATATAGATGGCATAAGAGTCTATACTATTCGCGACATGTATTCTTTAACCCAAGAAGGTTGTTTACTATTTATTTCTGCATTTAAAACTATCAAAAACATACACTAATCTCCTTACTATAGTACAGATATTATCAATGACTTAATAAAAAATATCTGGTGATTTTGTATCTTTCTGTAATAAAACATATCATACTACGTGATATTATTTTTTTATGCTAATAATTTCTAATTTATGCTTCCCAAAAAACGGATTCTTTCTTTATTTCTTTTCATCCTTTTTGTTCAATTTAGTTTTGGGCAAAATGATTTTAAAATTCAATTATCTGATGCTGCTTTAGCATTAACTAAAAACAAAGTAACATATGACCCTTCCTATTTCTCTATTGACTACCCAAATGGTGATGTCCCTAGTGATAAAGGTGTATGTACAGATGTAGTGATTAGGGCCTATAGAATATTAGATATTGATTTACAAAAAGAAGTACATGAAGATATGTACGCCAATTTTGAACTATATCCCAAAAACTGGAGATTGTCTAAAACCGATAAAAACATTGACCATAGAAGGGTTCCTAATTTAATGAAGTTTTTTTCTAGATTTGGAAAAACAAAACCAATAACTAACGATTCAAAAGACTATATACCTGGTGATATTGTATGTTGGAATCTGGGAAGAGGGCTCACACATATTGGTTTGGTCGTGAATAAAAAAACTAGCGATCAACAGCGATATTTAATAGTTCATAATATTGGTGGCGGACAAGTATTGGCAGATTGTTTGTTTGATTATAAAATTATTGGCCACTATCAATATAAAAAACGATAGTACTTTTTTAATTCTTAGTGATAAGAGTTTTAAAAATTTATCTACCAGGTTCATCTCAGTATTTATTCATACACTCCTATTAAGAGTGCATGGTCTGATATGTTATGATATTCTTTTTTTAGAAAAATCGGTTTAATCTTTTTAGTACTCCAGATTTGATCTATTTCAAATAGAGGGATCCCATAAGGCCATGTTGCAGTAAATCCCTTAGAAACTGAATGAAAACTATTCAGTTCATTTTTATAATTACCAAAATGTACACTTTCATAAGGAGTATTAAAATCCCCTACAATAAAAGACGGGTCTTTTTTTATAGTGAATTCATAAATAGTATGTAATGCCGATTTTCTATATGTAAAAGGTACTGCATTAACGTCTGCAATAAGTATTGATTTTTTTTGATTGGCAAGAGTAACAGTTATATGGTTAAATTTAAAACTCTCGTCTTTACAATGATACTCAATGTCATTTATTTTTCCTTTCACTGCGATTACCATCCCTCCTTGCAATTTTTGTATACTATAAGATATAAATGTATTTTTAAATCGTATTACATCTTTATCAGTCAACTCTTCGGCTTCTACTAGTGCTATAAAAGACGGTTTTTGTTCCTTTACTTTTTTGATAATAATATTAATTGCTGGTTCTCCTTTTCTTGCGATATTCCAAAATAATATACTCTTACTACTGTCAGAAAATTCTAGTGGCGATTGCACTTTATAATAAACAGTAAACCAATACATAAATAAGCATAATAAGCATCCTACTAAGGAATAAAATATTTTTTTCATTTTAAAAAACACTATGCATAGTATTAAATTTCCAATGAGTAGAAATAATACAGGGCATGCATAATATATAATGTTAATAGGATACACACTATCCTTAATAAGGAAATGAATAAAAATAAATATGCTATAAAGTATAAGAAGAAGCTTTCTTTTCGAAATACTATAACTTCGTTTCAATATTTTTCGAAATGAATTCATCCTGACTTTTTTGATTCGACCGAAAATAGTTTTTTTTACTGAAATCGTTTAACCTTTTTTGATTGAAGTGAAAATAGTTAAACCATTTCAATCAAAAACAATACTATCTCTGACTTATACCTGATACAAAACAGCTCTAAAAAAAATATTATTTTTCATTTTTCATTTCTAAATCCTTACATTAGTAATTCACACCTAATCAATTATTTAATATAAAATCTAATATATGGGTAAAGGAGATAAAAAAACACGTCGTGGTAAAATCGGTATTGGTTCTTATGGAAAACTAAGACGTCGTAAAAAATTAACCGCTATAGTAGAAACAAAAAAACCTAAATCAACCCCAAAACCTAAAGCAGTGGCTAAAACTGAGCCAGCACCAAAAACTGAAGCAACGCCGAAAGCTGAGGCAAAAACAAAGACTGAAGCAAAAACAAAAACTGAGGCAACACCTAAAGCTAAACCTGCTGCAAAAAAGACTACAAAAAAGAAAACCGAAGAGGAATCTGAATAAGTTTTAAAAATATTTTTGATACTGCATCACCCTAAAATCAATAGTATTGAATTTAGGGTTTGCTTTTTTTAATGCCTTATATTCCTGCAAGCTTCCTATAGATCGATTAGCAGCCCCCGAAGGTGCAGTAAGAGAAACTGTATTGATTATTCTTTCTCCTAAACTAAACCGATGTATTCTGGGGATATCGTTTGACACTAATTCTAATTTCATATCATATTCCTTTAGATGTTTTCTAAAAAAATATTCTGGCCCATTTTTACTATTACCGCCAGTAAATAATACTGTTTTTATTTTGGGATATTGTTTCAAATACGATATCACATCTCTAAGCATACTATTTTGCATCCCCAAGTCTGATGCATCGATCTTTTCTCGTTCGCAACTATGCACGATATCACAAACTCCTATTCCTCTAGAGATTAAGAAATTCTTTCTTTGATCTATTGCTTTTTGAGTGGTCTCAAACTTTAAGTCTAAATCAAATATTCTACTCAAAACAGGCCATAACAAACCGCTTATACTTCCATAACAGAAATCGACATCTCCTTTCTTTAATTCTTTTGTAGTAAATCTGGGCGGAGGCAATGTTCCTACAATAAGTTTTGTGGCTCCTTTCGGGAAAAATGGTTCGTATGGATGAATATGTAAAAACAAATGAATTGTGAATTAATGGATTACGAAGGTAACAGTATTATTTAAAAAAGTAACAGAAGTTGTTTTATACCTTTTTAACTAAGAAAATGCACTAATATTGAAAAAGTGTGTTCTCCATTCAAAAAACAACTATCTACGGTAAGAAAATATACACTTACGTTCAACAAATACTCTTCTACATTAAAAAAACATTTCCCTACATTCAAAAAATGATCATCCACATCAAAAAAATGTACACTTACATTCAACAAACAAGCATCTACATTAAGGAAATATGCATTTAGGTTTAACAAATAACCATTTACATATAGAAAATCACCTGCTATGCTGTCAAAATAAAAAATCAAGGGGTAACATAATACCAACTTGGTAAATATACTAAGAACATATGCTCAAATAAATTGTAGCATACAAATTAGTATACACTTAAAACCCAATTTTTATGGATCAAAGACAGATCAATCGATTAGAAATGTACCAAGCAGTACAAACCTTTATGGATACCAATACCAATATATGGAATAGCGTACCCATATTAGTAACTTTTAAAAACGAGTTAGATGAGTTATTGGTACAAATCAATGAAAACAAAGATACTCAGGAAGCCTCCAGGGTATATCTAGGTAGTAATAAAACTACTCAAAAACGGTTTGTGTCAGAAAAAGGAGATATTCTTAATGACGCACTAGAGGCCTATGCTGCTATAGAAAGTAATGCAGTATTAGAACAAAAAGCAGCAAAAAGTTTTACTGATCTATATAGTCTGCGTAATCAGGATTTTGTAACTGTAGTTACAGAAACCATCTCATTATTAGATCAAAACATAACACCTCTTGGTGATTATGGAGTAACTCAGGATCAAATCACAGACCTAAAAAATAGTTTTGATAGTTTTTTGGTACTTAACGGTGAGCCCAGACAATATCGTATTGCTCAAAAACAAGCAACAGCTACGCTATCTGATCTTTTTGATCAAACCTCGACCTTGCTTAATAGCAAAATTGATAAAGTGATGAAACGGTTTAAACGCGCTAATACCACTTTTTATAATGGATACCTAGCAGCACGTATTATCGTAGGAAACTAAGTGAATATAGTAATACTTGTTCTTAAAATAGAGTAGAAATCGGTCTACTCTATTTTTTTTATGATTTAGAATTCATCTTATCTTTTACTACTACTTCATTCTTCACTTCTTATTTAAAAAAAACTTTTATTTTTTTTCTCAGTCCCGAAAAATGAAACTGAGATGATTTAATATTGCAGTAGGGAAACAAATTACATCATTTCAAAAGCCTAAAAAATCTTTGATTTGATGAATGAAAAATTATATCAATTACAAAATTATTATTTATGAAAAAAACACTTTTTATCGGTATCATTTTGTGCCATGTTTGCATAGGCTTATTTGGACAAACATCTTCTCCCGTTAAATCAGGAAATAAAAGTTCGATATTTGATCCTTTCATTCCCAAAGTTGTTCCTCCTAGTGTTGGGACTTTTCAAACTGTCAATTTAACCGATATTAATTCCTATCAAGGGGTTGCCAATATTAATATCCCCATCTATACCATACAAATAGGTAAGATTAGTGTTCCTATATCAATAAATTATAATACTTCTGGAGTTAAACCCAATCAGATAAGCTCTAATGTAGGTCAGAACTGGTCTTTACAAGCAGGAGGACAAGTTGTAAAGATTACTAAAGGACAGGAAGACTTTTCAGCTAGCTTCTCATTTCCATATAATACTAATGACCCTAGTTATACATTAGTAAAATATCAGGACCTTTGTCATCCAGAAGCTAATAATAATAAATTGAAAAATATAGGCTGGTTACTTCAAGGTGAAGATTTTTCTACACAAACATATCTTGATTTTAGTTCTTCATGCTCTAATACTATATATGCAGTAGCGGATATAGCAGAAAATCCAAAAATAGAACGTGACACATACCCTGATCTTTTTGCTGCTAGCGCCCCTGGTTTGAATTCTAAATTTACTCACCGCCTGGATCGAAGCATTCAAGAAATAGAAAAACAAGGATATCGTATAGAAACTACTATTGGTAAAAGTGAGGTCATTAATTTATTTCCGAAATTTCATAATGCTAACTTTCCTTTATCCTATCAAACGTTTGATGGAGGCACTCCAAGAAGATTAGTATGTGTCAATAAAATTGACATTACAAATACCTCCGGAACGCAATATGTTTTTAAGGATTTGGATATTGCACAATACGTACAAAGAGATGCGCTAAACTCTATACCAACTCAAGATGTTGGATCGGTATTATTAACCAATCAAGAAGTATCTGCTTATAACCTTAGTACGATACAAGATACAGAAGGTAATAAAGTAGATTTTATTTATGAAAAATATCAGATAGCTACCTCAGAATATAGCAAAAGTTCTGAGTATTCTTTAACCAAAAATGAAACGTATTTGGTTAATAATCTATTCTCTACAGAAAAAAAATACCCTCAACTTAATAGATTGAAACGTATTGTTTATCGAACTGGAAGTGTAGAATTTGTATACGGAAAATCACGATTAGATCTTACAGGTGATAATGCATTAACCCAAATTGTGATCAAAGATATGCATCAGAAAATCATAAAAAAAGTAAACCTAAAACAGGGCTATTTTGTTTCTAATAATGGGTGCTCAGAACCTACTTGTAAGCGATTAAAACTAGAACAAGTTATTATAGAAGGTAGGGACGGTCTCAAAATGCCTCCATATCGTTTTTTTTATAATTCGACTAAGTTGCCAGAAAGAGGGAGTACGTATATAGATTTCTTAGGGTATGCCAATGCGCAAGTACCCTCAGAATTTAATGGAGTGAGTGTTATTAAAAATAAAGAGACCACCTTAGTGCCTCCTCCTATCATTTATTTTTATCCATACAAAAAACGTTTTTCTTTTTCTCCATTCAAGATTTATACAAATAGCTATACCCCTTCCGGAGGTGTTTCATTAAGTTCTAATCTAGGAATGAGTCAGGCAGCAATACTTACCAGAATGGAAAAACCAACAGGTGCCAGCGAAGAATTTGTATATGAACTTAACAGTTTTATCACAAATGACGGTAAAGAAATCACTGGAGGGGGATTACGTATTAAAGAAAATAAAATCGTAAGCGAAAGTGGAGATGTCTATCAAAAAAATTATAAATATGTAAGTGAGACCGGCCTATCCTCTGGATACATTAATAATCTTCCATTATATGGAATAGCTCAGGCTTATGATAATGGGTATAATATACGTCTAGGTAGTGAGGTAAAAGCCAATATCATATCTGGAAATATTGCTTTGAAATATTTTCTAACCTCAAGAACTAATCTAGAATTAACTAATGGTGCTTTTGTAGGATATTCTAGAATTGAAATAGAGAAAAACCAAAATAAGTATAAAGAATTAACCTATACTTCGCCAAAAGATTATCCTTTAGAAGAACCTGATTTCTACCCACTTATAGGAGGATTAAACGAGGTAGAAATACAATATGCTTATGATAATGGAGGCTTTTTTCCTCATTTTAACACTAGAGATATATTACTAGGTAAGATGACAAAATCAAAGACATATAATGATAAAAATGAGGTGCTGATAGAAGAATCTATGGACTATCAATATAAAGTTTTTGAAACCAGTATACAGACCATAAAAGTTCCCAAGTCTCAAATAGTGGTTCAGGTATCTTCAGCAGCAGATTATAATTTTGAATTTAAGCCTAAAATATTTACGCATAGAAATTTAAAATCATTGGATGAAAAAACATCTATTTTAGACACAAAAAGAATAATAGAACGAACAAAATACTGGTACAGTAATGAATATCCTTTTATAGAAAAAACAGAACAGATCGGTGGTCGTTTTGACCAAAAAGTAACTACTCAATATTTTTACCCATTTTCAATAGCACCCAATACTTTTAATGCAGAACAAAATACGCTACATCAGGAATTAATCCAAATTCATAATATTAATACTCCGATACTTCAGGAATCATGGTTTAATAAGCCCGGTTTTACATCTCCAAAACTCGTCTCTAGGCAAAAAACAATGTTTACTAAATTTTCTGGTAATATTTTAACGAGTGAAATAAAAACATCCAAAGATGGATCTTCTTTTGACTCAAGAATCAGAATAAAAAGTTATGATAACTTTGGAAACCTTACTAGCTATAGGAAATCAGAAGGAACAGATATAAGTTATATTTGGGGATATAAAAATAGTTTACTTCTTGCTAAGTTAGAAAATGTAAAATATTCAAGCATCCCCAATACATTAATTACACAAATACAAAACCTTTCTGATGTAGATACCGACAATTGCAGATTGGCATCCTGTAAAGAAGAAGCATTAAGGATAGAACTTCAAAAATTAAGGGATTATTTTCCTAATGGCCAGATCACCACATATACTTACGATCCAAATATTGGTATAACCAGTACGATAGACTCAAGGGGATATGCTACTTATTATACTTATGATCACTTAAATCGTCTGGAGTCTGTAAAAGATGCTGATAATCATCTTATCTCTAAAAACAAATATCATTATAAAAACCAGCAATAATCACCATCTTTTTATTAGCAGAAATAACATGAAAACAATATATATAGTATTAATAATAATGATGATGACTCTAGCAGGCTATTCGCAAACATCTCCTGCGAGTCAGAATAATCAAAATACACCAAATTCTCAAGTCCCTTCCCCAGCACATCCAACAGGTAGTCCCTCTGATCCTATAAATCCTATAGGCCCTATAGGACCTATAGGGCCTGATGATGATAAAGAAAGTCATATAAAAGATTATAGAGATGCAGATGGAGACGGTTATGGAAATCCAAATGAATATGTCAAAATTCCTCCGATAAGCCTTTTTACATTTCCACCACCAGCCTCTGGGTATGTTCGTAATAAGGATGATTATGATGATACTAATGATCTGATTACAAACATCGCTCCAAGTAATTTTTATAAAGATAGTGATAGTGATACCTTTGGTAATCCTGAAATAAGTATTTATAGTAGCGTTAGCCCTAGTGGTTATGTGAATAATAATAGTGACTGTGATGACACAAATGCTGCAATACATCCTAATACGGTGTGGTACCTGGATTTTGATAAGGATAGTTGGGGGAGTCAAAAAAATTTAACAGTTACTGCATTGGATTTTTCATTATATGATTATCCTATCCCAGCAGTGTTTTCATCCCAGAACCCTGGACAAATACCTAGAGATATCTTGATATCTCAAACTACATTTATAGGGTGCAAACCTCCGGCTCCTTATAACTATGCACTCAGAGACGGAGATTGTGAAAATCTTGATTTTAGAAAACATCCAAAAAAATGGTATCGCGATATAGATAAAGACACCTACGGTAGTGATACAGACACAAAGATATCCTGTACACAACCTTCTGGATATGCAGCACGAGGAGGAGATTGTGATGATAATAATCCTGAGATTATCCCTCAATACTGGTATCCAGATACCGATGGAGATGGCTGGGGAGTATTTATTTTTGTTGCAAATAATGAAGTAGTCGATTTTCCTAACAAACTACAATGTGATCAGCCTGAAGGATATGTAGCTAACTTTGATGATAAGTGTCCTGATGAGTATGGGGATCGCCAGGGATGTTTATTTATTAAGTATCAAACTCCAACCTTATCTAATGAGAATTATGTGTTCACACAGGTATATCAAGAAGCAATGACTACACCTGCTGCCATACAATATGCTAAAGATGTAATTGAGAATGTAACCTATTATGATAAACTTGGAAGGCCCAAACAACAAAGAGCAATTCAAGCTTCAAAAAATGCGAAAGATATTGTCACCCATATAGAGTATGATAAAGAAGGTAGGCAAGACAAACAATACCTCCCTTTTGAAGCTAGTAACATAATAGGAAGCTACAAAACAGTCAATATTACTAAAGATATCAATACTTACTATAAAACTGTTTATAAAGATGATTTTACAGGAGTAAATGTGGCTGATATCAATGCATACTCTAAAAGTGAATTCGAAACGTCATCACTTAACAGGGTATTAGAACAAGGAGCACCAGGTACAGCATGGAAAGTGAATCCTGAAAATGATACCGATCATACTGTTAAATTTGATTGGCAAACCAACACCGCTAATGAAGTTGCTTATTTTTATGTGGATTTTACGGAAAATAGTACTGAAAAACCTGAATTACATAAAGGAACTACAAGCTACCTCGAAAACGAGCTATATGTGACCATTACCAAAAATGAAAACTGGAAACCTACAAATGGAAACTTAAATACTGTAAGGGAGTATACCGATAGATTAGGGAGAATGATCTTAAAAAGAACCTTTGCTTCGACAAGCTCAGCAACAGGAGCACCGAGCGTAGTCGAGGCACATGACACGTATTATGTATATGATGATTTTGGGAATCTTACCTATGTAATACCTCCTAAAGTAACTACAACTGATGGTATCTCTGATACTGAGCTTGCCGAATTATGTTATCAATATAAATATGATTATCGCAATCGATTGATCGAAAAGAAAATCCCCGGCAAAGGTTTGGAATCTATTATATATAACAAGCTAGATCAACCGATCTTAACTCAGGATGCGAACCTAAAAGCAGACAATACCTGGCTCTTAACCAAATATGATGTTTTTGGAAGAGTAGCGTATACCGGTAAAATCAGTATCACAGGAAAAAATCGCAAACAACTACAAACCGAAGCAAATGCATATACAGATAAGCTATGGGTAACAAGAGGGGCTAAAGTTAGCATCGGAGGAGTAGATATGTACTATACCGATGATGGTTATCCAAAAGCGCTTGCAAGTGAAGTATTAACGATTACTTACTATGATGATTATGGATTTTTGGGAGCTACTCCACAGCAAGCTTTTACAAAACCGAATACTATCTATAGTGAAGTAGTTTCAGACCAAACAAAAGCATTGACAACCGGAAGTTTAGTAAAAATACTAGATACCTCATACTGGACAACTACAGTTATGTATTATGATAAAAAAGCAAGACCGATTTATGTAGCCAGTAAAAATGAATATCTCAACACTACTGATATTATAGAGAGCAAGCTTGATTTTGTAGGTAAGGTAAAAGAAACCAAAACCAGCCACACCAAAAACAGCAACGCTGCAATTGTAACGATAGATACATTTACTTATGATCATATGGGTAGGGTGTTGCACCAAACTCAAAAGATCAATAGTCAAGATAGGGAGCGTATTACAAGTAATGATTACGATACTCTTGGACAATTAATCAAGAAGAATGTTGGAGGTGTT
Proteins encoded:
- a CDS encoding DUF6443 domain-containing protein, with amino-acid sequence MKTIYIVLIIMMMTLAGYSQTSPASQNNQNTPNSQVPSPAHPTGSPSDPINPIGPIGPIGPDDDKESHIKDYRDADGDGYGNPNEYVKIPPISLFTFPPPASGYVRNKDDYDDTNDLITNIAPSNFYKDSDSDTFGNPEISIYSSVSPSGYVNNNSDCDDTNAAIHPNTVWYLDFDKDSWGSQKNLTVTALDFSLYDYPIPAVFSSQNPGQIPRDILISQTTFIGCKPPAPYNYALRDGDCENLDFRKHPKKWYRDIDKDTYGSDTDTKISCTQPSGYAARGGDCDDNNPEIIPQYWYPDTDGDGWGVFIFVANNEVVDFPNKLQCDQPEGYVANFDDKCPDEYGDRQGCLFIKYQTPTLSNENYVFTQVYQEAMTTPAAIQYAKDVIENVTYYDKLGRPKQQRAIQASKNAKDIVTHIEYDKEGRQDKQYLPFEASNIIGSYKTVNITKDINTYYKTVYKDDFTGVNVADINAYSKSEFETSSLNRVLEQGAPGTAWKVNPENDTDHTVKFDWQTNTANEVAYFYVDFTENSTEKPELHKGTTSYLENELYVTITKNENWKPTNGNLNTVREYTDRLGRMILKRTFASTSSATGAPSVVEAHDTYYVYDDFGNLTYVIPPKVTTTDGISDTELAELCYQYKYDYRNRLIEKKIPGKGLESIIYNKLDQPILTQDANLKADNTWLLTKYDVFGRVAYTGKISITGKNRKQLQTEANAYTDKLWVTRGAKVSIGGVDMYYTDDGYPKALASEVLTITYYDDYGFLGATPQQAFTKPNTIYSEVVSDQTKALTTGSLVKILDTSYWTTTVMYYDKKARPIYVASKNEYLNTTDIIESKLDFVGKVKETKTSHTKNSNAAIVTIDTFTYDHMGRVLHQTQKINSQDRERITSNDYDTLGQLIKKNVGGVITGTITPSKVEGLQEVNYKYNIRGWLTKINDPNTALGNKLFAFGINYNTPQHGATALFNGNIAETKWKTANDNVERYYKYEYDALNRITKADCSDSAFSLLGVSYDKMGNILSLSRHGWQGGTTYDYMDVLGYTYDSGNKLQKVTDIGNKGYGFKDGTNTNEDFDYDQNGNMIKDQNKGITGITYNHLNLPKTVTINNASHNGNITYIYDATGVKLKKITTEGSSLTTEYAGNYIYKNGNLEFFNHPEGYVEKEADGYKYVYQFKDHLGNIRLSYKDADKNGSISQSEIIEEKNYYPFGMTHSGYNSILRGRNHNYGFGGKEEQSELSLEWLDFSARNYDSALGRWMNIDPLAEAYYEWSPYNYSYNSPLKFTDPTGMGPEDWVDKNGNLVYDPSLNDGKGGFTEHATNTDKNIARSLRQTEEGEAQFQELVTSEAQIQVELDSDSPIKTDKKTGNVIAGETNNSEVEQDLKTGDVKVLKSKIVLFEKTIDAVVDATENQTVEVGGESINGLNFSEVLGSVFGHEIEHTTNENEKTARTNGNTETKPVQIQVKIIQQLKKNKKN